A genomic stretch from Candidatus Hydrogenisulfobacillus filiaventi includes:
- a CDS encoding Very-short-patch mismatch repair endonuclease (G-T specific): protein MAARSAGQGGPHRRRARPLSRSEIMARIRSKDTKPEWRVRRALWAMGVRYRLHDPRLPGRPDIVLPRSRQVIFVHGCFWHGHEGCPRHRIPKTNSMWWEQKIRANRARDARVTEAVRAAGWAVTIIWECETESPEALAQALANVARIAFACNPGKGAPDRGASSHPPPDLRPLS from the coding sequence ATGGCTGCGCGGAGCGCTGGACAGGGCGGCCCGCATCGACGCCGTGCCCGTCCGCTGAGCCGATCCGAGATCATGGCGCGGATCCGCTCCAAGGACACCAAGCCGGAGTGGCGGGTGCGGCGGGCGCTCTGGGCCATGGGCGTCCGATATCGCCTGCATGATCCGAGGCTGCCGGGCCGTCCCGACATCGTCCTGCCGCGCAGCCGGCAGGTGATCTTCGTGCATGGATGCTTTTGGCACGGGCATGAGGGATGCCCCAGGCATCGCATTCCCAAGACCAACTCCATGTGGTGGGAACAGAAAATCCGCGCCAATCGCGCCCGGGATGCGCGGGTGACGGAAGCCGTCCGAGCGGCCGGATGGGCGGTGACCATCATATGGGAGTGCGAGACGGAATCTCCGGAGGCCCTTGCGCAAGCTCTCGCGAACGTGGCTCGTATCGCCTTTGCCTGCAATCCGGGCAAAGGCGCGCCCGATCGCGGAGCTTCTAGTCATCCTCCGCCCGATCTTCGTCCTTTGTCGTGA
- a CDS encoding Cytosine-specific methyltransferase, producing the protein MADGRPWRSVELFSGGGGMALGLARAGFEHRFLIDWNTHACATLRANRGMEWPIRQDDVRAVRWRHMGLDVDLVAGGPPCQPFSIGGKHAGHLDPRDMWPEAIRAVRELRPRAFLFENVAGLARPAFRGYLRWVLRSLADPDVEILPDEAPPDCPGVGEYQVRWFLLDAADFGAPQRRRRVFIAGVRRSLGVTLEAPTPTHSRDRLLWDQWIDGAYWARHGLRVAGREPPRDQIAAVERLSRHALAPPGRPWRTVRDAISDLGPPNGVNGHVFQPGARAYPGHTGSRLDEPAKTIKAGDHGVPGGENMVVLDDGSMRYFTVREAARLQGFPDDWAFAGSWTESMRQIGNAVPIQLAEAMGRWLRGALDRAARIDAVPVR; encoded by the coding sequence ATGGCGGATGGTCGCCCTTGGCGCAGCGTGGAGCTGTTCAGTGGCGGCGGCGGGATGGCGCTGGGCCTCGCCCGGGCCGGCTTCGAGCATCGCTTCCTGATCGACTGGAACACGCACGCCTGCGCAACCCTGCGCGCGAACCGCGGCATGGAGTGGCCGATCCGGCAGGACGACGTCCGCGCGGTCCGGTGGCGGCACATGGGGCTGGACGTGGATCTGGTGGCGGGCGGCCCGCCATGCCAGCCGTTCTCCATCGGAGGCAAGCATGCGGGGCATCTCGATCCTCGCGACATGTGGCCGGAGGCGATCCGCGCGGTGCGCGAGCTGCGCCCCCGTGCGTTCCTGTTCGAGAACGTGGCCGGCCTGGCGAGACCCGCGTTCAGAGGCTACCTGCGATGGGTGCTCCGCAGTCTGGCGGACCCGGATGTGGAGATCCTGCCGGATGAGGCGCCCCCGGATTGTCCCGGGGTCGGCGAATACCAGGTGCGATGGTTCCTGCTGGACGCCGCCGACTTCGGCGCCCCCCAGCGACGGCGGCGGGTGTTCATCGCGGGCGTGCGGCGCTCCCTGGGCGTGACGCTGGAGGCGCCGACCCCCACCCATTCCAGGGATCGGCTGCTGTGGGATCAGTGGATCGACGGAGCCTACTGGGCGCGACACGGCCTGCGGGTGGCCGGTCGGGAGCCTCCCCGGGATCAGATCGCCGCTGTTGAGCGCTTGTCGCGCCACGCCCTGGCTCCGCCTGGGCGGCCGTGGCGCACCGTCCGGGACGCCATCTCGGACCTGGGCCCGCCCAACGGCGTTAACGGCCATGTGTTCCAGCCCGGCGCCCGGGCCTACCCCGGCCATACCGGCAGCCGGCTGGACGAGCCAGCCAAGACCATCAAGGCTGGGGATCACGGCGTCCCGGGCGGCGAGAACATGGTGGTGCTGGACGACGGGTCGATGAGGTACTTCACCGTCCGCGAGGCCGCCCGGCTGCAGGGCTTTCCGGACGACTGGGCGTTCGCCGGATCCTGGACGGAGAGCATGCGGCAGATTGGCAACGCGGTGCCAATCCAGCTGGCGGAGGCGATGGGCCGATGGCTGCGCGGAGCGCTGGACAGGGCGGCCCGCATCGACGCCGTGCCCGTCCGCTGA
- a CDS encoding conserved protein of unknown function (Evidence 4 : Unknown function but conserved in other organisms), protein MISTPVAFAADAALYCPECAERLYGPDRSGRLDREGNEVWPMFGAEALDAPAHCDACGRFLPSALAEEGERVVREAISQGTAPEAWLDRWPWLAP, encoded by the coding sequence ATGATCTCGACGCCAGTCGCGTTCGCCGCGGATGCGGCGCTGTACTGTCCCGAATGCGCGGAGCGCCTGTACGGCCCGGATCGGTCGGGCCGGCTGGATCGCGAGGGCAATGAGGTGTGGCCCATGTTCGGGGCCGAGGCGTTGGACGCCCCGGCCCACTGCGACGCCTGCGGGCGCTTCCTGCCTTCCGCGCTGGCCGAAGAGGGAGAGCGGGTCGTGCGGGAGGCCATCTCCCAGGGCACGGCCCCGGAGGCGTGGCTCGATCGATGGCCGTGGCTGGCACCGTGA
- a CDS encoding protein of unknown function (Evidence 5 : Unknown function): MEGTVLILVRDHILVRIPAAEERKSPQHTWQWLREHGFPDLAMDEWRIYYGELLDEPPGISSAGKASNP, encoded by the coding sequence ATGGAGGGCACCGTGCTCATTCTGGTGCGGGATCACATCCTGGTCCGCATTCCGGCGGCGGAGGAGCGCAAAAGTCCACAGCACACCTGGCAATGGCTGCGGGAACACGGCTTTCCGGATCTGGCCATGGACGAGTGGCGCATTTACTACGGCGAGCTGCTGGACGAGCCGCCGGGGATCTCCAGTGCGGGCAAGGCGTCCAACCCATGA
- a CDS encoding Flagellar motor rotation protein MotB yields MASAPEFRLPSMRDWLRWLRREAVSVVHRRWTRSAPTPVQVAPPRSTVAEKPTSARTMAPPRFTASPASRAAAVRLRRWVEIQPPGSRITLSDAARAVPGVSRGLAWRTFRRLSDDGVLRVETWRTQRAERQIWIRR; encoded by the coding sequence GTGGCATCCGCACCGGAGTTCCGGCTGCCATCCATGCGGGACTGGCTCCGCTGGCTGCGGCGGGAGGCGGTCAGCGTGGTGCATCGGCGCTGGACCCGATCAGCGCCCACTCCCGTGCAGGTCGCCCCTCCCCGCTCCACGGTCGCGGAGAAGCCGACCTCGGCCCGGACGATGGCACCGCCGCGTTTCACGGCCAGCCCCGCCTCCAGGGCGGCCGCCGTGCGACTGCGCCGATGGGTGGAGATCCAACCGCCTGGCTCCCGCATCACCCTGTCCGACGCCGCCCGGGCTGTGCCCGGAGTCTCCCGGGGTCTGGCGTGGCGCACCTTCCGGCGCTTGTCGGACGACGGGGTGCTGCGGGTGGAGACCTGGCGCACCCAGCGCGCGGAGCGACAGATCTGGATCCGGCGCTGA
- a CDS encoding putative FtsK domain-containing protein (Evidence 3 : Putative function from multiple computational evidences): MATWMLGIVAVVLALMVAQVALRHIGVADPLGFSWRRAWHAFWQGPTHPARTPIGTIRSTSSQTQAASPVATHPIPWSHWLGTMGWMALTAWVVTGSALWAYNAPPDRRSPRAWLDWILWRWPVVVAGFLAHRPEWVHDAWERHWAAMDAAHATAAQRVAPAVAKRAAAVLDASFAISEPDAVWMQDGSAGRVRRVQIAATPRGVGPVWPHGYHAGTWQIWRQWAQQQAAMALYHAGVPGRWSLDAYGFLQSIADDEEEEAQPGIPNQSSDPVPETLRPNGPPLTLLPAGGPATRSKAEGEQMARVLQEALASFGFDRVAVRVQGVGPTVVRLGLRYPKGLPASRIVAMAPDLVAASEGRLRGLRFARAGLTAEVVREHREIVALRSLLPALPKPKWSTAWFPVGVAVDGSPVVADLTELPHLLVGGTTGSGKSVFSLGYLTALHMLYTPAQLRLLLVDPKRVDLFPFFEGSPLLERPVAVEPQDAIAAVEAAIEEMERRYDLMSKAATGKLATYNASRPAKDRLPVWILHIDELYDLRLMAKAMDKRAAEALDDQLTRIAQKGRAAGVHVVVATQKPTVEAVPSILRSNVPSRLAMAVQKGTDSNIILDEGGAELLAGKGDALWKPIGGETQRVQTAFVREQDTRRVVEWCRDHAGDPPSESDAVGSASPDVEAR; encoded by the coding sequence ATGGCAACCTGGATGCTCGGCATCGTGGCGGTGGTGCTGGCTCTGATGGTGGCGCAGGTCGCCCTGCGCCACATCGGAGTAGCGGATCCGCTCGGCTTCTCGTGGCGACGGGCCTGGCACGCCTTCTGGCAGGGGCCCACCCATCCGGCGCGGACCCCGATTGGCACGATCCGGTCAACCTCCTCCCAGACCCAAGCCGCCAGCCCGGTGGCCACGCATCCCATTCCATGGTCCCATTGGCTGGGGACGATGGGATGGATGGCGCTCACGGCCTGGGTCGTCACAGGCTCCGCCCTGTGGGCCTACAACGCTCCGCCGGACCGCCGATCTCCCAGGGCATGGCTGGACTGGATTCTCTGGCGATGGCCGGTGGTGGTGGCGGGGTTCCTGGCGCATCGGCCGGAGTGGGTCCACGACGCCTGGGAGCGGCACTGGGCCGCCATGGACGCCGCCCACGCGACAGCGGCCCAGCGGGTGGCGCCAGCCGTGGCCAAGCGAGCCGCCGCTGTCCTCGACGCCTCGTTCGCCATCTCCGAACCGGACGCCGTGTGGATGCAGGACGGATCCGCTGGGCGGGTCCGCCGGGTGCAGATCGCCGCCACCCCCAGGGGGGTCGGCCCAGTCTGGCCGCATGGCTATCACGCCGGCACGTGGCAGATCTGGCGCCAGTGGGCGCAGCAGCAGGCCGCCATGGCGCTGTACCACGCGGGGGTGCCTGGGCGCTGGTCCCTAGACGCCTATGGGTTTTTGCAAAGCATCGCCGATGATGAGGAAGAGGAGGCGCAACCCGGGATTCCCAACCAATCGTCCGACCCGGTTCCTGAGACACTGCGTCCAAACGGGCCCCCTCTGACCCTCCTGCCCGCAGGGGGGCCCGCCACCAGATCCAAGGCTGAAGGCGAGCAGATGGCGAGGGTCCTGCAGGAGGCGCTGGCGAGCTTCGGCTTCGACCGGGTCGCCGTGCGGGTGCAGGGGGTCGGCCCCACGGTGGTGCGGCTGGGGCTGCGCTATCCCAAGGGCCTGCCAGCCAGCCGCATCGTGGCCATGGCGCCCGATCTGGTGGCGGCCTCGGAGGGACGGCTGCGCGGCCTCCGCTTCGCGCGCGCCGGCCTGACTGCGGAGGTGGTGCGGGAGCACCGGGAGATCGTGGCCCTGCGATCCCTGCTGCCCGCCCTGCCCAAGCCCAAATGGTCCACCGCGTGGTTCCCGGTGGGAGTGGCGGTGGACGGCTCCCCGGTCGTGGCGGATCTGACCGAGCTGCCGCATCTGCTGGTCGGAGGCACCACCGGCAGCGGCAAGAGCGTGTTCAGCCTGGGCTACCTCACCGCCCTGCACATGCTGTACACGCCCGCCCAGCTCCGCCTCCTCCTGGTGGACCCCAAGCGGGTGGACCTGTTCCCGTTTTTCGAGGGCAGCCCATTGCTGGAGCGCCCGGTGGCCGTTGAGCCGCAGGACGCCATCGCGGCCGTGGAGGCGGCGATCGAGGAGATGGAGCGGCGCTACGATCTGATGTCCAAGGCGGCGACGGGCAAGCTGGCCACCTACAACGCCTCCCGCCCCGCCAAGGATCGCCTGCCGGTTTGGATTCTGCACATCGATGAGCTGTACGATCTGCGCCTGATGGCCAAGGCGATGGACAAGCGGGCCGCCGAGGCGCTGGACGACCAGCTGACCCGGATCGCCCAGAAGGGTCGGGCGGCGGGCGTGCATGTGGTGGTCGCCACCCAGAAGCCGACCGTGGAGGCGGTACCGTCGATCCTCCGATCCAACGTCCCCTCCCGCCTCGCCATGGCGGTCCAGAAGGGCACCGACTCCAACATCATCCTGGACGAGGGCGGGGCCGAGCTGCTGGCCGGCAAGGGCGACGCTCTGTGGAAGCCGATCGGGGGGGAGACCCAGCGGGTGCAGACGGCGTTCGTCCGGGAACAGGACACTCGCCGCGTCGTGGAGTGGTGTCGGGACCACGCGGGCGATCCACCTAGCGAGTCTGATGCGGTCGGGTCGGCCTCTCCGGATGTGGAGGCCAGGTAG
- a CDS encoding protein of unknown function (Evidence 5 : Unknown function), whose amino-acid sequence MSYYLVALEPTHRHRWRWLWLLLLIPWLFISLVPQTYRWDQEEREALLAEGPAYAVALNGQEQRSLVALWPDLVYASLRTGVPVEDIVVVMLHESGGRVSAYNARGGAAGLMQLIHSTAVSMAEKLGMTYTPGMRFNARDNLLMGAEYLADQHAKFGSWRAAFAAYYGGPGSLEASGVGPGTPWSEAAVRLNWVPDPQAGNTITMTAYAEGMAASTSKILAYAARHHLWIPDDTSMRVVQWLLHPNTAPASERPKLLATPTQLLEQAAGALISAMATTSQDITGSIQTTFSWSSGHVAQLLEAAGLGAAAAEGIALVVSGLATAAAAAA is encoded by the coding sequence TTGTCGTACTATCTGGTCGCGCTGGAGCCCACCCATCGCCATCGCTGGCGCTGGCTGTGGCTGTTGCTGCTGATTCCCTGGCTGTTCATCTCGCTGGTGCCCCAGACCTACCGATGGGATCAGGAGGAGCGGGAGGCGCTGCTGGCGGAGGGGCCGGCCTATGCGGTGGCGCTGAATGGCCAGGAGCAGCGATCCCTCGTGGCCTTGTGGCCGGATCTGGTGTACGCCAGCCTTCGCACTGGGGTGCCGGTGGAGGACATCGTCGTGGTCATGCTGCACGAGTCCGGAGGCAGGGTGAGCGCCTACAACGCCCGGGGTGGCGCGGCGGGGCTCATGCAGCTCATCCACAGCACCGCCGTCTCCATGGCCGAGAAGCTGGGCATGACCTACACGCCGGGCATGCGGTTCAACGCCAGGGACAACCTGCTGATGGGAGCTGAGTATCTCGCGGATCAGCATGCGAAATTCGGATCCTGGCGCGCCGCGTTCGCCGCCTACTATGGGGGGCCGGGCAGCCTGGAGGCGAGCGGGGTGGGCCCCGGCACGCCGTGGAGCGAGGCGGCCGTGCGCTTGAACTGGGTGCCGGATCCCCAGGCCGGCAACACCATCACCATGACGGCCTACGCCGAAGGCATGGCCGCGTCCACCAGCAAAATCCTGGCCTACGCCGCCCGCCATCACCTCTGGATTCCAGACGATACCAGCATGCGGGTGGTGCAGTGGCTCCTGCATCCGAACACCGCGCCAGCGTCGGAGCGGCCCAAGCTGTTGGCCACTCCGACGCAGCTGCTGGAGCAGGCGGCGGGCGCTCTCATCTCCGCCATGGCCACCACCAGCCAGGACATCACTGGATCCATTCAAACCACGTTCTCGTGGTCGAGCGGCCACGTGGCGCAGCTCTTGGAGGCCGCCGGCCTTGGTGCCGCCGCGGCGGAGGGAATCGCCCTGGTTGTCTCCGGCCTCGCGACCGCAGCCGCGGCGGCCGCCTGA
- a CDS encoding DUF87 domain-containing protein, whose product MTRSVLRATGVGWVEHSDRVVWMAPDREDEQAVAHCAWAIREWPPGAIGARLGLLYRPLSSGSRPMLQWVWRVTPPPFGLDQTLATKIRRLKQAVGSATSELGPRRDEWVALQGLRALRDALVFGDETMVQAESLLVLTTTPQLLNDEARQISSRLAALGIRTVELTEDHLPAALRAWGAEPYQSSEFASGWRQWLRQLIQEGPSWEPRVVTARRAAEWIWPGLGSVPDPPVENSSRVYAGSTRTRHPVRLDLRMEEDGRASNVLVIGQSGYGKSFWQKVVIAGLLAEGWTVIVLDIDGEYRSLCEAMGGVWLDVTGDRVGSYPDPLTIPPEEGRPEEDARRFSRMQETVASLAAVLGGLDQDGKTAVEQAVERAWREHGVDPDNPATWDAPSGRPSMLNVWEELHHAQDEFSITAARRLWRFIHGSQRHLFQGRPVAWVVPPGRLVVWHLGNIQVQQGQDLSPEQAGRYILVWRTTWEWLRAQRKAGRWTAVVVDEGQRALPQSYLGASIADLATTIRKWNGILLFATNAPKQLWSLAAGQTIWDNTPVKVLFGLEPDRAAEMAQHLVLPPAVQPGSLLPQMAWLRAPGLPWVMVRADVPPEEAALYATKGSRRF is encoded by the coding sequence ATGACTCGATCCGTCCTGCGGGCAACAGGGGTGGGGTGGGTGGAGCACTCGGATCGGGTGGTCTGGATGGCGCCCGATCGCGAGGACGAGCAAGCGGTGGCCCATTGCGCCTGGGCGATCCGGGAATGGCCCCCTGGAGCCATCGGGGCACGATTGGGCCTGCTGTACCGTCCCCTCTCGTCCGGATCCCGCCCCATGCTGCAGTGGGTCTGGCGTGTGACGCCGCCCCCGTTCGGCTTGGACCAAACGCTGGCCACGAAGATCCGACGACTCAAGCAGGCGGTCGGGTCGGCCACCTCCGAGCTGGGGCCGCGCCGGGATGAGTGGGTGGCGCTCCAGGGGCTCCGGGCGTTGCGGGATGCGCTGGTGTTCGGCGATGAGACCATGGTCCAGGCGGAAAGTCTGCTGGTGCTCACCACAACTCCTCAACTGCTGAACGACGAGGCGCGGCAAATCTCATCCCGGCTGGCGGCCCTCGGCATCCGGACCGTGGAGCTGACGGAGGACCATCTGCCAGCGGCGCTCCGGGCATGGGGAGCGGAGCCCTACCAGTCCAGCGAATTCGCCAGCGGATGGCGACAGTGGCTGCGCCAGCTGATTCAGGAGGGGCCCAGCTGGGAGCCCCGAGTGGTGACGGCCCGACGCGCGGCGGAATGGATCTGGCCCGGGTTGGGGTCCGTGCCGGATCCTCCCGTGGAAAACAGCAGCCGGGTGTATGCGGGCTCCACCCGGACCCGGCATCCGGTGCGCCTCGACCTGCGGATGGAGGAGGACGGACGCGCCTCCAACGTGCTGGTGATCGGGCAAAGCGGCTATGGCAAGTCCTTCTGGCAAAAAGTCGTCATCGCGGGCTTGCTGGCCGAGGGTTGGACCGTCATCGTGCTGGACATCGACGGAGAGTATCGCTCCTTGTGCGAGGCGATGGGTGGCGTATGGCTGGACGTGACGGGGGATCGAGTGGGGTCCTATCCGGACCCCCTGACGATCCCTCCCGAGGAGGGACGCCCCGAGGAGGATGCCAGGCGGTTCTCCCGGATGCAGGAGACGGTGGCCAGTCTCGCCGCCGTGCTGGGGGGGTTGGACCAGGACGGCAAGACCGCCGTGGAGCAGGCGGTGGAGAGAGCGTGGCGCGAGCACGGCGTGGACCCGGACAATCCCGCCACGTGGGATGCCCCATCTGGACGGCCCTCCATGCTGAACGTCTGGGAGGAGCTGCATCACGCTCAGGACGAGTTCTCGATCACGGCCGCCCGCCGCCTGTGGCGGTTCATCCACGGATCCCAGCGGCATCTGTTCCAAGGGCGGCCGGTGGCGTGGGTGGTGCCCCCGGGTCGGCTGGTGGTCTGGCATCTAGGCAACATCCAGGTGCAGCAGGGGCAGGATCTGTCTCCCGAACAAGCCGGACGCTATATCCTCGTGTGGCGCACCACCTGGGAATGGCTGCGGGCGCAGCGCAAGGCGGGCCGCTGGACGGCCGTGGTCGTCGACGAGGGGCAGCGCGCCCTGCCGCAGTCGTATCTGGGGGCCAGCATCGCCGACCTCGCCACCACCATCCGCAAATGGAACGGGATCCTGCTGTTCGCCACCAACGCTCCCAAGCAGCTGTGGTCGCTGGCCGCCGGCCAGACGATCTGGGACAACACGCCTGTCAAGGTGCTGTTCGGCCTGGAGCCGGATCGCGCGGCGGAGATGGCCCAACATCTGGTCCTCCCCCCCGCTGTGCAACCCGGGTCTCTGCTGCCGCAAATGGCGTGGCTCCGGGCACCCGGCCTGCCATGGGTGATGGTGAGGGCGGATGTGCCTCCAGAGGAGGCCGCCCTTTACGCCACCAAGGGATCGCGCCGCTTCTAG
- a CDS encoding conserved protein of unknown function (Evidence 4 : Unknown function but conserved in other organisms) yields the protein MADTPRIPDLDPREDYHWFGSVTLAEGLALLPVWLVGVVLVFLLLPLASALVGGLAGLLLALLLGGSGPALVTYWVMTQGPSRWLRHRRWEARRAKLGHDADPPSWQLVVPVVTTQRADPVWTTADGATWTVAEIRLQPTEAWDDETDARFRLAMAAVLRSLVGYGVRTDVLLHLWPLPDWTPDATPASRLIAQRETWWRNHATTSVSSSLLLRMGARTLDRDALWAACEAGQQAWESLGARLGTWHWLSADLALEAIRTAANPAEGFRRWWQAVADSPPSRWRAKRGGATE from the coding sequence GTGGCTGACACCCCCCGGATCCCGGATCTGGATCCCCGCGAGGATTACCACTGGTTCGGCAGCGTGACGTTGGCGGAAGGGCTGGCGCTGCTGCCGGTGTGGTTGGTTGGCGTGGTGCTGGTCTTTCTCCTGCTGCCGTTGGCCTCCGCCTTGGTGGGTGGGCTGGCCGGCCTGCTGCTGGCCCTGCTGCTTGGCGGCTCCGGCCCAGCGCTGGTCACGTACTGGGTCATGACCCAGGGGCCCAGCCGATGGCTTCGCCATCGACGGTGGGAGGCTCGCCGCGCCAAGCTGGGGCACGATGCGGACCCCCCTTCGTGGCAGCTCGTCGTCCCGGTGGTGACCACGCAAAGGGCCGATCCGGTGTGGACCACGGCGGATGGAGCCACGTGGACTGTGGCGGAAATCCGCCTGCAGCCGACCGAGGCGTGGGACGATGAGACGGACGCCCGATTCCGGCTCGCCATGGCCGCAGTGCTGCGGAGCTTGGTCGGATACGGGGTGCGCACAGACGTGCTGCTCCACCTCTGGCCGTTGCCGGATTGGACTCCGGACGCGACCCCAGCGTCCCGCCTGATCGCCCAACGCGAGACCTGGTGGCGGAACCATGCGACCACATCCGTGTCCTCGAGCCTGCTGCTGCGCATGGGGGCCCGCACCCTGGATCGAGACGCCCTCTGGGCCGCCTGCGAGGCTGGCCAGCAGGCTTGGGAAAGCCTGGGTGCTCGTCTAGGCACGTGGCACTGGCTTTCGGCGGATCTCGCATTGGAGGCGATCCGCACAGCGGCCAATCCGGCGGAGGGCTTCCGACGATGGTGGCAAGCGGTGGCCGACTCCCCTCCGTCTCGCTGGCGCGCAAAACGAGGAGGTGCCACGGAATGA